One genomic region from Paroceanicella profunda encodes:
- a CDS encoding substrate-binding domain-containing protein, protein MFRLLAPCLLLLVALAPPAAQARMSIGLAMGNIDAFQSKVADGVSSAAGRMDAAVTVTNAERDSDRLLRQVEGHLAANVDVLIVVLTDSDVGPRVTSLAQARNTPVVFVNSEPANINELPANQIYVGSDERDSGTLQAREVCRMLGGKGRIGIMTGELTHFAARQRTVDVQDVIATPECKGLELVEQQSGLWSRTHGETIMREWLAADLSLDAVIANNDEMALGAIAALQDRQAPAHPVIVAGIDATGPALAAMRAGSLAVTVLQNATAQGDAAVDTARRLVAGEEVKPIIYVPFELVTAANIDRYDPRN, encoded by the coding sequence GTGTTCAGGTTGCTCGCCCCATGTTTGCTCCTGCTCGTTGCGCTGGCGCCGCCGGCGGCGCAGGCCCGCATGTCCATCGGCCTGGCCATGGGCAACATCGACGCGTTCCAGTCGAAGGTCGCGGACGGGGTCAGCAGCGCCGCGGGCCGCATGGATGCCGCCGTCACCGTCACCAATGCCGAGCGCGACTCGGACCGCCTGCTCCGCCAGGTGGAGGGTCATCTCGCCGCCAATGTCGACGTGCTCATCGTCGTGCTGACGGACAGTGACGTGGGCCCGCGTGTCACCAGTCTCGCGCAGGCGCGCAACACGCCCGTTGTCTTCGTCAACAGCGAGCCGGCCAATATCAACGAGCTTCCCGCCAACCAGATCTACGTCGGCTCCGACGAGCGGGATTCCGGAACCCTGCAGGCGCGGGAAGTGTGCCGGATGCTGGGCGGGAAGGGGCGCATCGGCATCATGACCGGCGAACTCACGCATTTCGCTGCCCGCCAGCGCACGGTGGACGTGCAGGACGTCATTGCCACCCCCGAGTGCAAGGGGCTCGAGCTGGTGGAACAGCAGTCAGGCCTCTGGTCACGCACGCATGGTGAGACGATCATGCGGGAGTGGCTGGCGGCGGACCTGTCTCTCGACGCGGTCATCGCCAACAACGACGAGATGGCGCTCGGTGCCATCGCCGCCCTGCAGGACCGGCAAGCTCCGGCCCATCCGGTGATCGTCGCCGGGATCGATGCCACCGGCCCCGCGCTCGCGGCGATGCGGGCAGGCAGTCTCGCGGTGACGGTGCTGCAGAATGCCACCGCCCAGGGCGACGCCGCCGTCGACACCGCCCGGCGCCTGGTCGCGGGCGAGGAGGTGAAGCCGATCATCTATGTGCCGTTCGAGCTCGTTACCGCCGCGAACATTGACCGCTATGACCCCCGGAACTGA
- a CDS encoding MliC family protein: MRDRKAPLASSLVASLLLAACSDGNTPDMSPPKVPATLAMTFACADGVKRHVRFETGPNIAWLRLPDGGEARLEGQRVASGIHYAGSGHDLRGKGDDAIFTAGRGRPVRCRAVRS, encoded by the coding sequence ATGCGTGACCGCAAAGCCCCCCTCGCCTCATCGCTCGTCGCCTCCCTCCTGCTCGCCGCATGTTCAGACGGGAACACGCCCGACATGAGCCCTCCCAAGGTTCCGGCGACCCTGGCCATGACATTCGCCTGTGCGGACGGGGTAAAACGGCACGTGCGTTTCGAAACCGGGCCGAACATCGCCTGGCTGCGCCTGCCCGACGGCGGAGAGGCCCGGCTCGAGGGTCAGCGCGTGGCATCCGGCATCCACTACGCCGGGAGCGGCCATGACCTTCGCGGCAAAGGCGACGATGCCATATTCACCGCAGGCCGGGGCCGGCCCGTGCGCTGTCGCGCCGTCCGGAGCTGA
- a CDS encoding methyl-accepting chemotaxis protein: protein MLNRLGMQARIAIGFVPPLMMMLVLSLVAYNGVSSITTATTTYLNAAGDQLELSRMGDCLTDANVAVLLFDRRRTPNYVEDFRTNVACMRDMEEKLTERAAVLESLVNDYATGFSSFVALDGQKAAVRDKALDFGPWTSVALQDIIRTSYRGGNLDAMLTAGEVNTLLNRSLALVERFLRAEDLSAETEAQARIDEAAAAIETLKAQVSSDLQRGRVAIAEALMENYRARVSEARALMEKEVAARARVLDTLAPGLSAQFQDIDHRLRQSQEALGQETVDTASATGNQVTIITIAVLAGSLALSWVIGRWISRSVGNMANTMREIAEGNTDVEVQGAEHQHQLGEMARSLIVFQENARARTEAEAEARAGREAADAQRLQQEEERRQQEAAREKSAAITKAALETFAAGLDGLSGGDLTVRIGSIDPAYDAMRLAFNQTMERLEDTVGRIKASSASMMGSTTAIVDSAQELSGRAESQASSLEETAATMEQMSASVKTTAESAQQVRSAALDASERARRGSGVVSDAVQAMGRIEESSAKVTNIIGAIDAIAFQTNLLALNAAVEAARAGEAGKGFAVVASEVRTLAQRAAEAAKDIADLIRDSTGQVADGARLVREAGDALVEIRDAIETVASRVADISSAASEQASGVEEITTTVTHLDSLTQQNSALAEQSAANARSLGADADELVNLMTYFSVTEGAPSGRSRAA, encoded by the coding sequence ATGCTGAACCGTCTGGGCATGCAGGCGCGCATCGCCATCGGCTTCGTTCCGCCCCTTATGATGATGCTGGTCCTGTCGCTCGTCGCCTACAACGGGGTCTCGAGCATCACCACCGCAACCACCACCTACCTGAATGCGGCGGGGGATCAGCTCGAACTCTCGCGCATGGGGGATTGTCTGACCGATGCCAACGTCGCCGTCCTGCTCTTCGATCGGCGGCGCACGCCCAATTACGTGGAGGACTTCCGCACCAATGTCGCCTGCATGCGCGATATGGAGGAGAAGCTCACCGAACGTGCGGCGGTGCTCGAAAGTCTGGTGAACGATTACGCCACCGGCTTCTCGAGCTTCGTGGCTCTCGACGGCCAGAAGGCCGCCGTGCGTGACAAGGCGCTGGATTTCGGCCCCTGGACCAGTGTGGCACTTCAGGACATCATCAGGACCTCCTATCGCGGTGGCAACCTTGACGCCATGCTCACCGCCGGGGAGGTGAACACCCTCCTGAACCGGTCGCTGGCCCTGGTCGAGCGGTTCCTGCGCGCCGAGGACCTCTCGGCGGAAACCGAGGCGCAGGCGCGTATCGACGAGGCCGCGGCTGCCATCGAGACGTTGAAAGCCCAGGTATCATCCGATCTGCAGCGCGGGCGGGTCGCCATCGCCGAGGCGCTGATGGAGAATTACCGCGCCAGGGTGAGCGAGGCCCGCGCGCTCATGGAAAAGGAAGTCGCCGCGCGCGCCCGCGTGCTCGACACGCTGGCTCCCGGCCTGAGCGCACAGTTTCAGGACATCGACCACCGGCTTCGACAGTCGCAGGAGGCGCTCGGCCAGGAGACCGTCGACACCGCGAGCGCTACGGGAAATCAGGTCACGATCATCACGATCGCCGTTCTGGCCGGCTCCCTGGCATTGTCCTGGGTGATCGGACGCTGGATCTCACGCTCGGTCGGCAACATGGCCAACACCATGCGCGAGATCGCCGAAGGCAACACCGATGTGGAGGTTCAGGGCGCGGAACACCAGCATCAGCTCGGCGAGATGGCGCGCTCGCTCATCGTGTTTCAGGAAAATGCCCGTGCCCGCACCGAGGCCGAAGCCGAGGCCCGTGCCGGCAGGGAAGCGGCAGACGCCCAGAGACTTCAACAGGAGGAGGAGCGCCGACAGCAGGAAGCGGCACGGGAAAAATCCGCAGCCATTACCAAGGCTGCGCTCGAGACATTCGCCGCGGGGCTGGACGGCCTCTCCGGGGGCGATCTCACGGTCCGGATCGGCAGCATCGATCCGGCCTATGACGCCATGCGCCTGGCGTTCAACCAGACAATGGAACGCCTTGAGGATACGGTCGGCCGCATCAAGGCATCCAGCGCCTCCATGATGGGGTCGACGACGGCGATCGTCGACAGCGCGCAGGAGCTTTCCGGCCGCGCCGAAAGTCAGGCGTCTTCTCTGGAAGAAACCGCTGCGACGATGGAGCAGATGTCCGCCAGCGTGAAGACCACGGCCGAAAGTGCCCAGCAGGTGAGATCGGCGGCGTTGGACGCCTCCGAACGCGCGCGGCGTGGCAGCGGCGTGGTTTCTGACGCGGTGCAGGCGATGGGGCGCATCGAGGAAAGCTCGGCAAAGGTGACGAACATCATCGGCGCCATTGATGCCATTGCTTTCCAGACCAACCTGCTTGCGCTCAATGCCGCGGTTGAGGCCGCGCGTGCCGGCGAGGCGGGCAAGGGCTTCGCAGTCGTCGCTTCCGAAGTGCGAACCCTCGCGCAACGCGCGGCCGAGGCCGCGAAGGACATCGCCGACCTGATCCGGGACAGCACCGGACAAGTGGCTGACGGTGCCAGACTGGTCCGCGAGGCCGGTGATGCGCTTGTCGAGATCCGCGACGCCATCGAAACCGTGGCGTCACGCGTGGCGGACATCAGTTCTGCCGCCAGTGAACAGGCATCCGGCGTTGAGGAAATCACCACGACCGTCACGCATCTCGATTCGCTGACGCAGCAGAATTCGGCTCTGGCAGAACAGAGTGCCGCCAACGCGCGCAGCCTGGGCGCCGACGCGGATGAACTGGTCAACTTGATGACGTATTTCTCCGTCACGGAGGGGGCGCCATCCGGGCGCTCTCGCGCAGCCTGA